The Brassica oleracea var. oleracea cultivar TO1000 chromosome C6, BOL, whole genome shotgun sequence genomic interval CCTGAAGTCTTCGACGCTCTTCTCGACACCTTCAAGCTTAACGGCGCCGAAATCTTCCTCTGCTGCGATCCTTCCCGCAACGGTCCCTCCGACTTCCACGTCATCGCTTCTCCCCAGCACGTGCGCATTTTATTTTTTCTCACTTGCAATTGCCTATACATTCCGAGAAAAATCTGCTCTTAGCTTCGTTTTGTGATGTTTGCAGGAGAAGTTCGAGGATCTTAAAGCAAAGGGTTGTAACTTGATAGGTGAGATGAGATTTTGTTTATATTTCTTCTCGCTTGAATCTGTGTTTGTGAATGTACTTGACAAGAGTCTGTGACTACTGTGATGAAGGTCCGCAATGTGTGCTCTCCTGCGCGAAAGAAGGTAGACCCCTGCCACAAGGGGGATTCACTTGTTGTTTAGCCATGGATGGTCTTAAGGTTCTTGCTTCTGGGTTTCTGATAGATGAAAAGGTACTTCTTCGTCTTCTTCTTTCTGTTTGTATAATCGATATCCTTTGTAGTTTATTAGGATATATTATTCCCCTTTTGTATAGATTCCATTGTGAGTTTTGACTCTATGTTGCCTTACCGATCTTAGGTAACTTGTTGTCTATGGAACTGTCTTTTCACACTTTGATGGCAACTGATAAAGAATGGAGATTATTAATAAAATTCATATGTTTTTGGAGAAGTATTTTTAGTTACTGGCAAGGACTCATCCCCCTCTAAATGGTTTATTTCAATTATTTTTCAAGGTTAAAATCGAGAAGCTAGTTACTTCCATGGGGGGAGTTTTGGTCTCCAGAACTTCTTCAGATGTCAACTTCGTTATTGTGAAGAATGTCTTGGCTGCTAAGTACAAGGTATTTTCCTCAAAGATTCCCATAAATATTCTTTTTAGCTTCTAAAGGTTCACTGTATACATCTGTAGATTATCATCATAGGCTACCGGTTTAATTTTTTGCTTTATTAACATTTTCAACACTGCTGTTTTTCTTCATGCATCTCAAAAGATTAATCAGTTATGTTAGATAAACTGTAAGTATATCTCTCTGCTCATTTAGATTCACTCAAATAAGCACTAGGATGTGTATTAAACATTCCAGCGGGAGGAAAGATTTACTATGCACCTCTAATGAAGGCCTCTAGTGAAACAACTCGCCTTTTTCCAGAAATTATTTAGGATCAGTCTTGTGCCTCTGATGACTAATCTTTTCTACTATGTCCTGAAGCAGAGTGAACCGATGAGGTTCTTTAGGAAGCTGTTCAAAACCAGCTATTCTTGTTTCATCGTGACAGCTAAATATATTTTTGTTCTTTTTTTTTTTAACTTGCAGTGGGCGCTGTATGTTCAGAAGAAGCCAGTTGTTGCACTGAGTTGGTTACATCAGTGTTGGAATGAGCACCGTGTGGTTCCGCAGGAACCATATAAGATTCCTTCTTTTTCTGGATTGAGGATCTGTGTCACAAAAATTCCAGCAGGTTAGAAAACTGGTTTGTTCAACATGTGCGAATCAGGTTCTTTGTTGATAGTTAATCAGTAATTTATTATCAGACCAGCGTAAGGGAATGGAGAAGCTTATTTCAGAAAATGGAGGGAGGTACTCTGCGGAGCTAACAAAGGCGTGTACACATCTGATCGCTGATATATCCTTTGAATCAAAATTTTGAGATTTGCTAATCATAGGTCATATTTTCTGGGTGCATTTAGTTGTGCTCATAAATTTGCTAATCATTGGTCTGATACTCGGGTACTCTGAAGTTTGAAGATATGTGACTACGACATTTGCATGGTTGAAGTGTAGATGCATTGCTTAAATACTTGTGCAATTTTTTTAAAAAATTTTGTAGCTTGAACTTAATGAAAAATTGAGTCCTTGACATTGCATACGCTGCTGAAGGCGACAAATACAAAGTTGCTCGGAAATGGGGTCACATTCAAATTGTTACGCGGAAATGGTTTGAGCAGTCCATTGCTAGAAAAGGTGACATTTGGTGATTCTGCACCCTTTATAATCTGATCAGTATATCGGTTCTCAGTAAGCTAACATATTCATTCCATAACTGGTATCATATGTCACCCTGTTATGTGCAGTTTGTCTCAATGAAGAGCTGTATCCTGTTCTGGGTTCCATATCCTCGAGTAGAGGGGTGAGAGGCTTAGGAAACCATGATAATCAAGAAAAATTTCCTGAATGTCCAGTGTCACTGTCGCATTCGACTGCGGTCGCGGAAGACTCATATGCTTCTTATGCTCAGTCTAGAGAGTCAGATATAGAACCATGTGCCTCACAAAATCGTCTTTCCACATCTATGAATCCCAGTAGCCATGTTAGAGAACCAAGTAAAGACCCAACTACAGAGCCGCAAGAGCAAAATATTGATGGTTGTACCGCCAGGGATTCAGTAACTGAAGACAATGACCTGTACTTATCAGATTGTAAAATTTTCTTGCTTGGTTTTGAAGCTTCTGAAATGCGTAGACTTGTTAAGTTGGTCCGAAGAGGTGGTGGATCACGGTATATGATGCTTAGCGAAAGAATGACACATATTGTTGTTGGAACTCCTTCAGAGAGGTAATCTCAGTCTTCTCACTGCCTAAGTAAAATTTTGTTGCTTTATTAATTTTTTTTTCCTTTTTTGTCCCTTGTATCTTTGATTAAATTCTGATAGGTAGGTCTCTCTAAGCATATTCTCTGTAACATTATGATGATCTTTACATAGAATATTCATTTACAGTGAGAAAAAGGAGGCTAGAAGTGTTGCAGCATCTGGTGTCGTTCATGTAGTTACACCCAATTGGCTTGAAGATTGTGATCGTGAGAAAAAAGAAATTCCCATTCATAAAATATATACTGCTCACAACCTGATTCTTCCAAGAGGTCTGTTGTTGACTCCTTTCACTATTTTTTTTTCAATTATCTCGGACACATTCCATCTATTCAAGATGCATCAAGACATGTCAATGCATTGTATTACACTTCTCTTACTGACACGTTTTCTGTCACAGATTCTGAATGCTTGACCAAAGGATCTCGTGCAGGAATGCCGGGTATGGAAAAGGGTAAAACAACTTTTCCTCAGACCGTGGCATATGATTCCCCTTCAAGGAGTATCAGTATCTCAGATGAAGCAGCAACTTTGCTGGGAAAGAATAAAGAAGCAGTGCTGGACTTTGGCAGGAAAGATGAGATTCACGTGGAAAGAAAAATAGTATCACCCAAGAAAAAAGAAACACTTAGTTCCGCTGCAACTATTAAAAGCAAAGAACAGAAAATTCAATGTGAATTCAGTGGTCAGAGCAAGCAAGAAAGAAAGTCAACAGTATTTAAGGGGAAGATATTTTGTTTCTCAGATTCATTTCCTCAAGATCAGGTAAGTGGTTGTTAGAAGATTAAGCTTTCCTTGTCTTACACTGGTTTCTTCTTTTCTGAGACTCCATCTCTGAGGTCGATTGATTTTGTATCATCTTATTCTGCAGCGACCCGAAATCGTGGAATGGGTGAATCAAGGAGGGGGAGAGGTGGTAAATGATTCTTTTATGAAGAACACAGATTTTACTATTGAATGCCATGGTATGTTCAGGAGTGCTGCTGGGACTACCCAAACTACTTATGTCTCGAGTCACTGGGTTCGATCTTGTTTAGAGGTATCATTCTTCTTACTGCTCTTCTGTTATCTACTGGTTATATTATCTATGCTATGGAGTACTGTCTCTAACTGTATACCATCATTTCTTTAACCCTTTTATATCTAAATTAGCTTTCCGTTGTAACTGTTTTGTACCGTTATACTTGCGTTTTATCCTTATCAAGCTTTATTTTTCTGGCTTTTTTTCTTGGTGATGTAGGATGGTTGCTTACTTGATGTTAGTAGCCATATCCTCTATTCGCCTCTTCCCTGCCAGACTCCTTTGCCTGGATTTGAAAGCCTTCGCTTTTGTGTTTCCCATTATGAAGAGAAGGATAGATTACTCCTAAGAAATTTGTGTTTTGTTCTTGGAGCAAAATTTGTTTCAAGACAAACCAAGAAAGTGACTCACTTGCTATGCAAATTTGCTCACGGACCTAAGTATGACGCAGCTTCCAAGTGGGGAATAGTTCCTGTGACATCTGACTGGGTCTATGAATGTGTTAAACAGGTGATCCTATGTTTTTGAAATTGTTTCTTTCACATCGGATCGTTAGAATCTAACGGAATAGTCCTGTTTGTTTTATCGTGTGTAGAATCAAGTTGTTTGTCCAGATAACTATCATCCAAAGGAAATGAACACTCAAGACCGGGACGCAGGGGTTGGCTTGGCAAGTCAATTTCATACACAGTCTGTGCCAGTGGCGTCAAGGGAGAATGAGTCTCTGCATGGAAGCCACTCTGAAGATAGGGTAAAATCTCAAAGTTTTGCTGGCAAAAATGGCTGCGGTAAAAGTGAGGTAAACAACAGACTTGGAGAAATTGGAAGAGAACAGAGTTTTCCGTCTAAGAAGGCAAAACTTTTGAGAGATGGTCGAGAAAATGATGCGTTTCCTATGGATGAAAGTCCAAGTAAATTTGCTCGCCCTTTAAAATCTGGAGATGACATTGGTTTTGGAAATGACGTAGCAAGTGGTCGTGTAGTTCCAGATGTGGCTGATACTATTGAGGATCTGTTGGAGCAGACAAGTAGAGTGAGTACTAGTTACCTTTTTTTCTCCAGTTATTTAATCCAAGTTATATTTTCTCATTATTCACCTTTGGTTTCTGTTTAGATTCAAGATCAGAACTCTCCTGGGAGTGGGAGGATTTCAGAGAAAAATGTATCCTTATTTGTGTGCTCATTGAATTTATTAATATTTGGAATAGTTCGACTCCTTAATGATACAACAGCTTTTTTCAGCTAGTGAACAATACAGCAGCGGGAATCATTCTGTCACTGGCCTGTCTAGACACTGGATAAACAGGTAGCCTTATATTCATCAATTGCAAATCCGCATTTTGCAGATATTTCTGGAATCAACCCCAAATGCCATGGATTATAAAGGAATTAGGGACACACGTATGATTAGTGTTTAAAAAAGCATTTCCTGATTCATGAACCCCTTAATCTTTTTTCGTTTTTCTCTAATCCTAAGTTCATAGCTAGTACTTATTATTTATGTATAGTATACCTTAAGCATGACAGTACGAATATTAAGAGAGTGTAAACAGACTAAGGATGTGCAAATGATCTGAGAGACTAGACTGTTTCACATATAAATGTTGCTTATATAGAATTAATGTTCAATTGAACTCTGATGTGTGTTTTCAGGGTCCAGGAGAATGACGATGCAGGCAATCCTCGAGGAGATGTAACTCCAGACACTTACGGAAACTTTAGTGAGACGCAGACAGAGTCTCAGGTTATAACTCTTTACTCTGCAAAATACCTTGCAATCAAGTCTGGGATAATATATAGTCAGGTTTCTAATCCCAGTTCTGAATTAAAAATGAAACTGCACCTAAACCTTCCGTGTTAACCCTTTTATATATTTGATTCGGAATCGGTTAGCTCTTAGTACTCTCTGATTGTGTTGTAAAAGGCCAAACAGTGGTAATCTCTCTGTGATTGTTGCAGGTTATTGGTTACGAGGAAGATCTTTCAGGAAGGCAGATGCTTATCGATAGAGTTAGAACACGAAGCAGAGCTTAACATAAAAGAGATGGGAGTGAGGTTGTGTGAAATAGAGAGAAGACGACAACATTCATCATGCATTTGGTAACGTTGCAAAGACAAAATATCCATTACAGAAACAGCGACTTAGCTGCATTAAAAAGTGATGTGAATCATATGTAGACTGGCACAGTTACAAAGGCAGAAGAAAAGAGAGTGCGCACACTTGTATTCAAACACAAGTCACGGCAGGGATTCATACATCACATGAAAAAACAAAATACAAAGGCAGAAGAAAAGATGCCAAATTATTAATTATTAAATTTGACATTTGACCAAATAAAACAGTGAAATAACTGTCGAAAACAACATTTAGAGAGACTTTACAGCAAGAAAACGAGGCTCCTTAGGCATGAACTTCTGGGTTGCATAGACATCCATATAATCTCCAAACACAAACTTTGGATACTTCTTCTCACTTCCTCCCTCCGTCTCTGCCGCTGGCCCAATGGACTCTAAACATTTTGAAATACTTTTTAACTGATATATTTATGTATTTTTGGTTATTAACACGCCCGTAGCGTAGTGAGAGAGAGAGGGATGGAGAGAGAGAGAGGGGGAGAGAGAGAAAATGCTAATAGTAAAAATTAGTTTTTTTTTTTGTTAATTTTAAATTTAAGAAAATAGTATATCTCATATACATCTCTTGCAAATGTAAAACTAAAACACAAACTACAAATCATATAAAAATAATAATCTTGATTACAAGTAAATTATATTCCGCCCGTATGGCAGGCCGACCCTAGTTCCCCATATTTAGAAGTTTAATTAAAAGTAGATTGCTCGTTCTAAAAAAATTAGATGAACTTGTTTAGTCTGTAATTCAATTTCTACTAACCCATTTTCCGTAGAAGACAAAAACTACTTTTAGTAGAACGTAATTTAAAATTTAAATTTATCAAGTTTTTCAAAAAAAAAAAAGTTTGTGTATATAAGTGTTTTATCAATTGTTTGTATTTTTTATAATTTTTTTATTTATTTCATTAAGTTTTAGAAATGAAAAGGGTAAAAATGAGAAATAATAGACAAAAAAAAATTTATACCAAAAAGACAACCATGCTGTTTTTTTGTTCTGTTTTGACAATTTTCTCTAAGACTTTTAACCTCTAATTGTTAACTCACGTTTTGACGAAAAGTTAATATAGTTTTGATTTGGTAGAATTTAAAGAAATATAATTTTCAAAAGAAATTTTATTTTCCGTTTGAAAAATAAAAATAATGTTGCCGTTGGATATAAAAAAAAAGGATTATGAATGTATGTATATCTCATTGTGGAAAGTCAAAGATTTGTTTCTTTATAATACCCTCCATTTTTAGCCAAAATATTTTTACATATATTCTACGTTGTTATATATTCTACGTTGTTGTCAAATAAAAATACATACAAAATCACATTCTTGTGTTTTTAGCCCAAATCTTTTTATATATTATTCTAAAGAATCTCTTGTGTTTTTTTTATTGGAGAATCTTTTAATGGTCCTCTCAGGCTTGGTGGAGTTTCTGAAGTGGCCTCGACATCTGATCAACTTGGGACGAAAGATTCGCTTTAAATATACAAAATGCTAAGAGTATAAAATCTATGCAACAGCCAAGAAGAAAGAGGAGCTCAACTTCTAATCTTTTTTAACATAACAGTGAATGAAGATGAGATCGCCACTGACTATCCTCTCCCATCTTATTACAAATATTACCAACAAGAAACATTGTCAGAACCATCAAGACAAATTCAGCTACTTCCATCATCCTTGGCCAGCAAACCAGATACAAAGATAGTTACATCAGTATCAAGGCAAAGCTTCATCATAGGAAGAAGCTCCAGGGATACCAAACTTGTTTTAGAGTTGTAAAGAACCCAATTGTGAAGAATCCTGCGAGGAGCTCAATTTTTTTATTCAACTTGAATAAAAAAGTTGAGCTCCTCGCAGGATTCTTCACAATTGGGTTCTTTACAACTCTAAAACAAGGTTGGTATCCCTAGAGGCTGGAGCTTCTTCTTATGATGAGTCCTTGCCTTGATACGGATGTAACTATCTTTGGATCTGGTTTGCTGGCCAAGGATGATGGAAGTAGCTGGATTAGTCTTGATGGTTCTGACAAACTCATTTGTTTCTTCTTGGCCGTGTTTCTTTAGAATAATATATAAACAGATTTTGGCTAAAAACACAAAAATAAAAAGACTGAAATGGAATTTGAGATTTTTTTTTATATTTTTACTTGACCACAACGTAGAATATATGTAAAAAGATTTTGGCTGAAAATGGATGATATTATAAAGAAACAAATCTTTGACTTTTTACAATGAGATATATACACATTCATAATCTTTTTTTTATACCCAACGGCAACCTTTTTTTTATTTTTCAAACGGAAAATAAAATTTATTTTGAAAATGAAATTTCTCTAAATTCTACCCAATCAAAACTACATTAACTTTTCGTCAAAACGTGAGTTAAAAATTTGAGGATAAAATTTTTATTACATTTTGATCAAAAATCTTTAGAGTCTTCCACCAGAAACAAAACTATATTGTATTGAAGATGCATCCTGGAAGTCACCAACCGAAAAAGTTCGAATAGGATGGTCCTTAATAACCAAAGAAGGCATTCTCAAACTTCATGCACTCAATAAGTGCTACCATGTCACCTTTGGTAGCAGGATCAATTGTAACGTTGCTAGCTGTTCAACAAATGAATCGACTTGGATATAAACAAGTTGTGTTTCTAGGTGACTGTGTAGAATTGCTCAAAATTTTGGATCAAATGGTGATAGCTAGAAGCGGAAAGGAAGCAAATATCATGACGCAACACCTATAATACAAGATATCTTAGCTCTAGCAGGATTGAATAGATTTAGTTTTCATCACGTACCTAGAAATTTGGTTCAGTATGTTGATCATCTAGCTAAGAAAGCCAGGTATAAAAATCAAGGATATGTAATAACCTTGTTTTAAGTATAAGCCATTGTAAAACCTTTTAAATGAATGAAATGGTAACAAAAGAAAAAAAGACTGAGAAGATATATAGCTAGCATAAGTCACTTATGATAGTGGTTTGTTATGTGGATCTCTGATATATGTTTGCTAGTATTACTGACATTATTAATACATCTCCATTTCATTATTTGATTTTGATAGTAGTTATGACTTATGATAGCGATTTTTTATATGGATCGCTGTTATATGCCTGCTAGTATTATTGACAGTACTAATACATTTCTATTGATCATGATTATTAATTAGTTGATATGATTTAATGAGAAACAATTATCTGCTTTGCTCCCACTATTTCACATGCAGACAGTCACTGCACCAAAGCAAGGATACTCTAATTCCCAAATAACCTTTCGTTTCAATTTTTGTATGATATTTTAGGTATTCTAATTGATGAAAAGCAAGCCGCCCATGATCACATGGGGCTACACTAGTCACTAGGAAGTGGTATTTGTATTATTAAATTGTTACCTAATAATCGTTTGTTTATTTATAAAATAAGAGGGTAAATAGTTTGTTTTCCAAATGCATTCCCCCGTGCCACTGTTTTAGTAAAGATCAATGAGTAATAATACTGAAAACTATAATTTTTTTTAAGAACTGATATTTATATATATAATAAGAGAAGAGCTAGAGAAAAATTATTGGATTAATTAGTCGTGAAGGACAATCGAGTGAATCACATGGTGCTGAGTGATCTATGTCTGTTATGTTGCAGCAAACGAATCTATGGACTAAAGGCAAAGCTTAATTAGTTATCATAAAAGCTCAGTTTATTTATATCAGTCACTCGATCGAAATGCATGTTACATTCCGTTGAAAGAAATTATCTACCGAAATTACCATAAGAAAATTATAGTTGTAGACCTTTTCAAAAAAAAAAGAAAATTATAGTTGTATATTTCTAAAAAATGTTATCTAAACAGTTAGTTTTAACTTTTTATGATTATAAATGTCCGTTTAATGCTTTTACATATTTTGTCAAAAACGTTTTAGATATTTTGTCAAAAATATTTCTTAATTTTGTATTTATACTGAAAAGATATAAACTAACATTCTTTATAAACACATACATCTTAAGATTTGTGAAAGAGAAAAATAATTTTAAGATAAAAAGACCATTCTAGATAACCAGCTTAGTTCAATGTATGAACATCTTTCTCGATATTATATGAGCTAAATTCGAAGAAGAACAAAATAAAAAGATAATTAAAGCCTGTAATAAGAACTAATGTCGACATTGCTATAGATCCTCAAATCTAGTGGGTGTACTTCTTTTATAAATTATCTATGATCAAAAACTTATATTCTTGATTTGATTACTCTATGGTGTTAATTCATATTAATATTTTTTCATTACTTACGGAGAAAATGAAGACACATTAACTAAATGTGCTCACTCCGCAAAGTAAACAGTTAGACGTGGTCGGTTTGTTTCCATGTATTTTGGAGTAACTTATTGACCATATCAAAGTCTTTAATCTTTCTCCTCAAATAACCGTTACCAACAGTTTTTTGGGGATCTTCTCATCATTTACCGACTCCTCTATCTAATAGGAGTATATCTTATGACACATTTAAATCTTGATCCATTAGTTCCTATAGTTAACATTATGAGATTAAATCTTATTCTTCGATACCATGGTAATAGGGTATCTAAGTGCAATCAGTTCTATAAGTTTGAAAAGTACCACGTTCGAATCAACTTCAAATGTGGTGTTATCTTTCAAGAAAAAAAAAAGAAGTATGCAAATGAAACTGTATGGGCACATTAATTAATGTAGATAGAATATATTACACGTACTTTGTCAAAAGAAAATGAACATATTACACGTCATGGTACCATTCTTGCCCTTCCATCGACCTGGAGGAGCCAACTTCAAATGCAATTAATTGCAAACTAATTAAGTGCATTACCAACGTCAAACTATCTTTTAAATCATTTCTTTGACACATTTTTTTTTACGTTTCAACAATTTCAGATTTGATTAGTATTTTATAGCTTAATCACTTTTTACTTTATATCGTGTGATTATGAGATTTTGGGCCTGTAGCCCCAATACCATATTAAATTAATTACTCTTAGTGAGACCCATGTTAAACAACTAGTGATAAACCCATGTTTAAATTGAGCCACATATAAAAAGCTCATTACAAAATGAAAAGAAGGCTCATTAAGCCCAAGTAGGCGAATACATGGCGCCAACTAATACGAAAAGTTAAGTTATTATATAAACGCCACAAGGCGAGAGAGAGAGAAGCAGAGAGAGACCTTCGATAAAGTTTGCGTCTTTTTAACTCATAAGATCAGAACCGCGCAAAGGTTTAATGGGACCTGAGGCGAATATAAAAATGGGGTCCCTTTATAAATTTTTTTAATCATAGTATAATATATATTTGAAAAAAAATATTAAGATAATAACTTTAAAAAACTAAGATAAAATTTTTCTTCCCCTTTTTCAATAAACTCTTTAATCAAATTATCATAATCTAGATTCCTAACTAATTCTCTCTTGATCGATATAATTGCTAGACCATTTAACCTTTCAGTGACATCAGTAACATCATCTTCAACCTCCTTATCTTCTTCATTGACATCCTCATCATTTATTTCATTCCCATCTTCCATTGGATCATCAAACTCAGCACCACTTCTACCGGATTCATTAAGATTTGCTGATTTTACAAGAAATTTGTCCATAGAACCTTGCATTGATTTCACCAATGCATCAACTCTGTCTTTTTTTTGTCTTTTCTTGGCTCCTGATGCACATGATCTCGTTGGAGGCATATTTTCTGAAATTAATAATTAAACTTAAATCAACAAAGACTGAAAACTAAAAAAATAAAAAAATAAAAAAATTCACCACTTTAACAAAACTGATGATAATATAAGAGACACCTGTAGCACAGGATTGAGAACCAAGAAAGAAGACGTGTGTGCTTGCTTGAGAAAGATTGATGTGAACATTGCACGTAGAATACTTAGGAATATATACGAACAAATATATTAAGTATAACTGCACTTTTTCCTTTTTATTTAGGAGTTTGACATATAAAACATATATTCCTTTTTTCAATTTGGAAAATTGACAATAAAATAAAATACTCATTTTTTAAAAAAGCAATGTAGATAATTGAACTTGTATTGAATAATAAATGGCAAACTTAAACCAATATACTACTAATAATTTTTGGAAATTTGGGGCCCTAAAAAAAACTATATATTTTGGGTACTAGGCGAAAGCCTTTTTGGATACACTCGAAGCACGGCTCTGTATGCATAAGAGTACCTACTTTGTCTCGAAACTAGTTGTGAGCGATGGATGAGTTCGTTGCTCTCACGGCGCTTTACGGTTTAAAGCCCCGAGGAAAGTCAGCTCCAATGGCTGCAGTTGGGTTTGACGACTTCTCGGTGTTTGATGAGTTGATTAAGTTATCTAGTACCAATGATTCTGGTAAGACTAAGTCGTGTCTGTTACTTGTTCCTTAAGTCAATCTCTTTACCGGTCAACGCAGGTGATAATGACTTACTGGGTGGTTTGACCGGACTTAGTCCAAATGAAGATGGTTTTGATGAGTTGATACCTGGATTTGGTGGGAGTGGTCAGCCTAGTAACAAGTTTGTGGATCAGTTTATGAAACATGTTCCTTAGTGGTATTCTACTGATGTTACAGCTGTTTTTTTTTTTTTTATTGCTAGTGAGTTTGGTGTAGATGATGACCTTGACTCCCTGTTCAATCCTGTTGAACTTCCAAGGGAAAGTGACAAAAGAAGACTATGGGAGCGTGAAAAAATAATAAAAGATCGAATGGTATGCATGGATCTATCTATGATCTATATTTGTTGAATCAGTGAAACTTTTTTCCCGAAATCACATGCTTTTTTTTTTCTTATGTCACTGCTTGGTTCTGCTTGCACATGCTACAGTTTTTGGAACCAGTTTATAGTTGAAGATGATATAATATTACTACTGCATATATAAAAATACTTAGCTTTCCTCGGTTTATAGTTTTGGTTTACTAAATGTCTTCTTGTATGTAGGAAAAGGCTATAGCTGATATGAATAACCGTGATCATCAGATTCAGACTGAACAAGAAGAAAGAAGTGTAAGTGGTTGCTGTTTTTTTTTGAAATATTCACTGTAATAAGTCTTCACTATCATAAGTTCTTTTTTTTTTTTTGAGATTCTTGAAAGATTTTTCATTACGTAAGTTCTTTTTGTATCTAGTCTCCTTGTAGATGTGATCAGTTATCTGCTATTGTTCACTTATCTGGTCACAACATTGTAGTTGATCTGAAATAATGACCTCTTCTTATTTTTTTGTTCAGAGGATTTCTGAGACCCTTGACGGTGAGATTAAGCTTTGGGCTACTGGGAAAGAAGGGAACCTACGTGCACTTATATCATCACTGCATCTCGTGAGTTCTCTTCTTAACAAAACCGTAAAACAAGTTTTCTTCTTAGTAGTTTCAT includes:
- the LOC106296570 gene encoding DNA topoisomerase 2-binding protein 1-A, producing the protein MKTATQLFKGANVFMSRNLVPPEVFDALLDTFKLNGAEIFLCCDPSRNGPSDFHVIASPQHEKFEDLKAKGCNLIGPQCVLSCAKEGRPLPQGGFTCCLAMDGLKVLASGFLIDEKVKIEKLVTSMGGVLVSRTSSDVNFVIVKNVLAAKYKWALYVQKKPVVALSWLHQCWNEHRVVPQEPYKIPSFSGLRICVTKIPADQRKGMEKLISENGGRYSAELTKACTHLIADAAEGDKYKVARKWGHIQIVTRKWFEQSIARKVCLNEELYPVLGSISSSRGVRGLGNHDNQEKFPECPVSLSHSTAVAEDSYASYAQSRESDIEPCASQNRLSTSMNPSSHVREPSKDPTTEPQEQNIDGCTARDSVTEDNDLYLSDCKIFLLGFEASEMRRLVKLVRRGGGSRYMMLSERMTHIVVGTPSESEKKEARSVAASGVVHVVTPNWLEDCDREKKEIPIHKIYTAHNLILPRDSECLTKGSRAGMPGMEKGKTTFPQTVAYDSPSRSISISDEAATLLGKNKEAVLDFGRKDEIHVERKIVSPKKKETLSSAATIKSKEQKIQCEFSGQSKQERKSTVFKGKIFCFSDSFPQDQRPEIVEWVNQGGGEVVNDSFMKNTDFTIECHGMFRSAAGTTQTTYVSSHWVRSCLEDGCLLDVSSHILYSPLPCQTPLPGFESLRFCVSHYEEKDRLLLRNLCFVLGAKFVSRQTKKVTHLLCKFAHGPKYDAASKWGIVPVTSDWVYECVKQNQVVCPDNYHPKEMNTQDRDAGVGLASQFHTQSVPVASRENESLHGSHSEDRVKSQSFAGKNGCGKSEVNNRLGEIGREQSFPSKKAKLLRDGRENDAFPMDESPSKFARPLKSGDDIGFGNDVASGRVVPDVADTIEDLLEQTSRIQDQNSPGSGRISEKNLFSASEQYSSGNHSVTGLSRHWINRVQENDDAGNPRGDVTPDTYGNFSETQTESQVIGYEEDLSGRQMLIDRVRTRSRA
- the LOC106298173 gene encoding auxilin-related protein 1-like — protein: MILVRLSRVCYLFLKSISLPVNAGDNDLLGGLTGLSPNEDGFDELIPGFGGSGQPSNNEFGVDDDLDSLFNPVELPRESDKRRLWEREKIIKDRMEKAIADMNNRDHQIQTEQEERSRISETLDGEIKLWATGKEGNLRALISSLHLVLWPGCGWEAVSLTDFTYASVKKVYKKANLYVHPDKVHQKGAQQKYIAKKVFNILQEAWNKFNKEELS